Proteins from a single region of Desulfobacter postgatei 2ac9:
- a CDS encoding acyl-CoA synthetase, translating into MTLKSFYKEVMALNGIQDMGQREIQAKAFFKKLNSAELPKTFNWAQEIFEDIHVKERPEQLALIWADLHTDEEEQYTYTQLAENGNKMLNYLRKKGVEKGDNLYMLTPIVPQTWFASFAAIKGGIVSVPTATTMTEREIQFRFEAYPPDVIIAHENLADLVDDALVKAGYTPKAKIILGAKEGWTSYPEIAKESAQASPATINREDVLFCFFTSGTTGLPKRVGHSATSYPLGHLSTAVIIGLEPGCVHHNLSAPGWAKWAWSSFFSPLNVGGTATGFNFTSLDIKKYLSFVAKYKVNSFCAPPTAWRAFVGLDLAAYDFSALKYSLSAGEPLNPEVIDQWRKATGTEIRDFYGQTESTAMIGNPPWMEGKMRLGSFGYPSFMYDVILADDEGKEITEPDITGHIVIRLSNWRAIGLFQEYINNEAKTSEAFKHGLYFTGDKATFDKDGYWWFVGRADDVIKTSDYRVGPFEVESTLIEHPAVMETAVVGVPDPNRHQLVKAFVILVPGHKPSKELALELFKHTIDVLAKFKIPRIIEFVEVLPKTISGKIRRIELRENEESKTEGQVTEFFYHQFPELSSKNK; encoded by the coding sequence ATGACGTTGAAAAGCTTTTATAAAGAGGTGATGGCACTCAATGGGATCCAGGATATGGGGCAACGTGAAATCCAGGCAAAAGCATTTTTTAAAAAACTGAATTCAGCCGAACTGCCCAAAACCTTTAACTGGGCCCAGGAAATTTTCGAAGATATACACGTCAAAGAGCGCCCGGAGCAGTTGGCGCTTATCTGGGCAGACCTGCATACAGATGAAGAAGAGCAGTATACATATACCCAATTGGCTGAAAACGGCAACAAGATGTTAAATTATCTGCGTAAAAAGGGGGTTGAGAAAGGCGACAATCTTTATATGCTGACGCCCATTGTCCCCCAGACATGGTTTGCCTCTTTTGCCGCCATAAAAGGCGGTATTGTCTCCGTTCCCACAGCCACAACCATGACCGAACGTGAAATCCAGTTCCGTTTTGAAGCGTATCCGCCGGATGTTATTATTGCCCATGAGAATCTGGCCGACCTTGTGGACGATGCCCTGGTTAAGGCCGGGTACACCCCCAAGGCTAAAATTATCCTTGGGGCTAAAGAGGGGTGGACATCCTATCCTGAGATTGCAAAGGAATCTGCCCAAGCATCACCTGCAACCATTAACCGTGAGGATGTTCTCTTCTGCTTTTTCACCTCCGGCACCACAGGACTTCCCAAACGGGTGGGGCATTCCGCCACCTCCTATCCTTTGGGCCATCTGTCAACAGCCGTTATCATTGGGCTTGAACCCGGATGCGTTCATCACAACTTGAGTGCGCCCGGGTGGGCTAAATGGGCATGGAGCAGCTTTTTCAGCCCACTTAACGTCGGCGGTACGGCCACAGGGTTTAATTTCACCTCGCTGGATATTAAAAAATACCTAAGTTTTGTGGCCAAATATAAAGTCAACTCATTCTGCGCACCGCCCACGGCCTGGCGCGCCTTTGTGGGCCTTGATCTGGCAGCGTATGATTTTTCGGCCCTGAAGTACTCGTTGAGTGCAGGCGAACCGTTGAATCCCGAAGTTATTGACCAGTGGCGGAAAGCCACGGGCACTGAAATCCGGGATTTTTACGGCCAGACCGAATCCACAGCCATGATCGGCAATCCGCCCTGGATGGAAGGCAAAATGCGCTTGGGGTCCTTTGGATATCCCTCATTCATGTACGATGTCATTCTAGCCGATGACGAAGGAAAAGAGATCACAGAACCTGACATCACCGGCCATATCGTAATTCGTCTTTCCAACTGGCGTGCCATTGGACTGTTTCAGGAATATATCAACAACGAGGCAAAAACATCTGAAGCATTTAAACACGGACTCTATTTCACCGGTGACAAAGCCACCTTTGACAAGGACGGCTACTGGTGGTTTGTGGGCCGCGCCGACGATGTCATCAAAACCAGTGATTACCGGGTAGGTCCCTTTGAGGTGGAAAGTACCCTGATTGAGCACCCGGCCGTCATGGAGACTGCCGTGGTGGGTGTGCCGGATCCCAACCGTCACCAACTGGTAAAAGCATTTGTTATCCTGGTTCCCGGACACAAACCATCAAAGGAACTGGCCCTGGAACTGTTCAAACACACCATTGATGTGCTGGCCAAATTTAAGATTCCCAGAATCATCGAATTTGTGGAAGTTTTGCCCAAAACCATCTCCGGAAAAATTCGGCGTATAGAGCTTCGGGAAAATGAAGAGAGCAAAACTGAGGGCCAGGTAACTGAATTCTTTTATCATCAGTTCCCGGAATTAAGTTCCAAAAATAAATAG
- a CDS encoding DUF4198 domain-containing protein, protein MKKALITSGLISLVLIFTAVSVQAHYGMVIPSDNMVMQDENRTVHITASFSHPFEGVGMELVKPKVFALRANGEAQDLLGTLKQAKKMDHTGWETDYIIKKPGVYMFYMEPVPYWESAEDCFIIHYTKTVVTAFGYDEGWDQEIGLKTEIVPLSKPFAQYAGNIFQGIVKLNGKAVPYAEVEVEYYNEDGKSQAPTDYMVTQTIKADANGVFTYAAPKAGWWGFAALNEADFTLKADGQEKGVELGAVIWVKFENWKTK, encoded by the coding sequence ATGAAAAAAGCGCTGATCACATCCGGACTCATATCTCTTGTTCTTATTTTTACTGCCGTAAGTGTCCAGGCACACTACGGAATGGTCATTCCTTCGGACAACATGGTTATGCAGGACGAAAACCGCACCGTCCATATCACAGCCTCTTTTTCCCATCCCTTTGAAGGTGTCGGGATGGAACTTGTCAAACCCAAGGTATTTGCCCTGCGCGCCAACGGTGAAGCACAGGATCTTCTGGGCACATTGAAACAGGCAAAAAAGATGGATCACACCGGCTGGGAAACAGATTACATAATCAAAAAACCAGGCGTTTACATGTTCTACATGGAGCCCGTGCCATACTGGGAATCTGCCGAAGACTGCTTTATCATTCATTATACCAAAACCGTAGTGACCGCGTTCGGTTATGACGAAGGATGGGACCAGGAGATCGGTCTGAAAACAGAAATCGTTCCTTTGTCCAAACCGTTTGCACAGTATGCCGGTAATATATTCCAGGGTATTGTAAAGTTAAATGGCAAAGCCGTGCCTTATGCAGAAGTTGAGGTGGAATATTACAACGAAGACGGAAAGTCCCAAGCCCCCACTGATTATATGGTGACCCAGACCATCAAAGCCGATGCCAACGGCGTATTCACCTATGCTGCACCCAAGGCCGGATGGTGGGGATTTGCAGCACTTAATGAAGCTGATTTTACCCTTAAGGCTGACGGGCAGGAGAAGGGTGTTGAGTTGGGTGCGGTCATCTGGGTAAAATTCGAAAACTGGAAAACAAAATAA
- a CDS encoding acyltransferase, translating into MNGPKNFMKRVGSLMLDFLPSSVKGVLAFIGYLINTIFLTVPLILIALLKFILPFKDVIILLDKVLIWIATLWISINGMNCDLFNRIDWQVKGLAQLKKKGWYLVISNHQSWVDILVLQKIFNRKIPMLKFFLKKELIWIPFLGLAWWALDFPFMKRYSKKFLEANPHLKGKDLESTRKACEKFKHTPVSVMNFVEGTRFTPKKHEHQKSPFDRLLLPRAGGIAFVLGSMGEYFHSVVNVAIAYPGGVPTFWDYISGKTKKIIVDVDVFPVSEQMVGDYFNDDGYKEQFCDWLNNIWQEKDKKLGELFLLESTDRPSS; encoded by the coding sequence ATGAATGGTCCTAAAAATTTTATGAAAAGGGTCGGGTCACTCATGCTGGATTTTCTTCCCTCCTCGGTTAAAGGGGTACTTGCTTTTATTGGATATCTAATAAACACGATTTTTTTGACTGTTCCTTTAATTCTAATAGCCCTTTTAAAATTCATCCTACCCTTTAAAGATGTGATTATATTACTCGATAAAGTCCTTATTTGGATTGCAACCCTGTGGATAAGTATCAACGGCATGAATTGTGATCTGTTCAACAGGATAGACTGGCAGGTAAAAGGATTGGCCCAGCTGAAAAAAAAAGGGTGGTATCTTGTCATATCCAACCACCAGTCCTGGGTCGACATCCTGGTATTGCAAAAAATCTTTAACCGCAAAATCCCCATGCTGAAATTTTTCTTGAAAAAAGAGCTGATCTGGATACCTTTTCTGGGGCTTGCCTGGTGGGCTCTGGATTTTCCATTTATGAAACGGTATTCAAAAAAATTTCTTGAGGCCAACCCCCACCTGAAGGGAAAGGACCTTGAAAGCACCCGCAAGGCATGTGAAAAATTCAAACACACCCCGGTCTCAGTGATGAATTTTGTGGAAGGCACCCGGTTTACCCCTAAAAAACATGAACATCAGAAATCACCTTTTGACCGGCTTCTTTTGCCCCGAGCCGGCGGTATCGCCTTTGTACTAGGCTCCATGGGCGAATACTTTCACAGTGTTGTTAATGTCGCCATTGCCTATCCGGGCGGGGTGCCGACCTTCTGGGATTACATTTCAGGGAAAACAAAAAAGATCATTGTAGACGTAGATGTTTTCCCCGTGTCCGAACAGATGGTCGGTGATTACTTTAATGATGATGGATATAAGGAACAATTCTGTGATTGGCTTAATAATATCTGGCAGGAAAAGGACAAAAAACTGGGGGAACTGTTTCTTCTTGAATCGACGGACAGGCCATCATCCTGA
- the cbiM gene encoding cobalt transporter CbiM, whose protein sequence is MHISEGFLSAPVLGVGIVLAAAGTSVGLKKLKEDKIPQAAILSAAFFVASLIHVPMGPSSAHLILNGSLGLMLGWVAFPAILIALLLQGVLFQFGGITTLGVNTIIMATPAVLCYYLFAGFVHKPGVLSHAACFACGFLSVFFSSLLVGTALMFTQESFLEVAWAVVIAHVPVMFIEGLVAIFCMGFLKKVQPELLPKWPAAQQQAALDNRAKMVEKQV, encoded by the coding sequence ATGCATATTTCTGAAGGTTTTCTTTCCGCACCGGTTTTAGGGGTTGGGATAGTTTTGGCTGCAGCAGGCACTTCCGTGGGCTTGAAAAAACTTAAAGAAGATAAAATTCCCCAGGCAGCAATTTTGTCGGCCGCTTTTTTTGTGGCCTCCCTGATTCATGTGCCCATGGGGCCTTCCAGCGCCCACCTGATTCTCAACGGAAGTCTTGGCCTGATGCTTGGGTGGGTTGCCTTTCCCGCCATTTTGATTGCGCTCCTGCTCCAGGGGGTGCTGTTCCAGTTCGGCGGGATCACAACCCTGGGGGTCAACACGATTATCATGGCCACACCGGCAGTGCTCTGTTATTACCTGTTTGCAGGATTTGTCCACAAACCGGGTGTACTCTCCCATGCCGCCTGCTTTGCCTGTGGATTTTTAAGCGTTTTTTTCAGCAGCCTGCTTGTCGGTACAGCCCTGATGTTTACCCAGGAAAGTTTTTTAGAGGTGGCCTGGGCCGTTGTTATAGCCCATGTTCCGGTTATGTTCATAGAAGGCCTTGTGGCGATTTTCTGTATGGGTTTTCTTAAAAAGGTGCAACCCGAACTTCTGCCCAAATGGCCTGCGGCACAGCAGCAGGCCGCATTGGACAATAGAGCAAAAATGGTTGAAAAGCAGGTATAA
- the cfa gene encoding cyclopropane fatty acyl phospholipid synthase, whose product MKGERAQQIIKSILKPMDIQINGDRPWDIQINNPQFYQRIISGGSLALGESYMDGWWDCKALDEFFKRILEFRLDKKVKSMKPALLWEIFKARVINVQSKTRAFIIGQRHYDIGNPLFKIMLDKGLNYSCGYWHRADNLDDAQTGKLDLICRKIGLKPGITVLDIGCGWGGFAKYAAETYGVKVKGITVSKEQAEYAREQCKNLEVTIELSDYRNLNEKYDRIVSIGMFEHVGWKNYRTFMKVVHRCLKDDGLFLLHTIAGNTSAKGTDPWINTYIFPNSMVPSARQVSHAAEGLFILEDLHNLGRYYDRTLMAWHENFTKNWNLIKDQYDMRFFRMWTYYLLSCAASFRTRRNQLWQIVFSKNGINRVFRSEGELFI is encoded by the coding sequence ATGAAAGGAGAAAGAGCACAACAAATTATCAAATCAATCTTAAAACCAATGGATATCCAGATCAATGGGGATCGTCCCTGGGATATTCAAATCAACAACCCTCAATTTTACCAAAGAATCATCTCGGGCGGTTCCCTGGCCTTGGGGGAAAGCTATATGGATGGATGGTGGGATTGCAAGGCCCTGGATGAATTCTTCAAACGAATTCTTGAATTCCGGTTAGATAAAAAAGTAAAGTCCATGAAGCCGGCCCTCCTTTGGGAAATTTTCAAAGCCAGGGTTATAAATGTTCAAAGCAAAACCCGGGCATTTATCATCGGACAAAGGCATTACGATATCGGCAACCCCCTTTTCAAAATCATGCTGGATAAAGGGCTGAATTATTCGTGCGGATACTGGCACCGGGCAGACAATCTGGATGACGCCCAGACCGGAAAGCTGGATCTGATATGTCGAAAAATCGGTCTCAAACCTGGAATAACAGTTCTGGATATCGGGTGCGGATGGGGCGGGTTCGCAAAATATGCGGCTGAGACTTACGGCGTAAAAGTCAAGGGCATTACCGTTTCAAAAGAGCAGGCAGAATATGCCCGGGAACAGTGCAAAAACCTTGAGGTAACAATTGAACTGTCCGATTACCGTAACTTGAATGAAAAATATGACCGGATTGTTTCCATCGGCATGTTTGAACATGTGGGATGGAAAAATTACAGAACCTTTATGAAAGTGGTTCATCGGTGCCTGAAAGATGACGGGCTTTTTCTTTTGCACACCATCGCAGGAAACACCTCTGCCAAAGGAACGGACCCCTGGATCAACACATATATTTTCCCCAATTCCATGGTCCCCTCCGCCAGGCAGGTCTCCCACGCCGCAGAAGGATTATTTATTCTGGAAGACCTGCATAACCTGGGCCGTTACTATGATAGAACCCTCATGGCCTGGCATGAAAATTTTACCAAGAACTGGAATTTAATCAAAGACCAATACGACATGCGGTTTTTCCGCATGTGGACCTATTATCTGCTCTCCTGCGCAGCCAGTTTCAGAACCCGGCGGAATCAACTGTGGCAGATTGTATTTTCCAAAAACGGAATTAACCGGGTGTTCCGCAGCGAAGGAGAATTGTTTATATGA
- a CDS encoding GTP-binding protein encodes MALINVKTREVQIKIVYYGPGRGGKTTNLEYINRTYKEQIKTEMVSLKTNDDRTLFFDFLPFDVGKIKGFDVTIQLYTVPGQVKYNATRKLVLRGVDGIVFVADVQKSQRRKNIESLNQLYENLQTYQLDLFKMPLVMQYNKVDLRKSDVETLDSKTLQRDLNSRLKVPAFEASASNGGNVIPTLKKIISTTLVSIQDQIF; translated from the coding sequence TTGGCGCTTATCAATGTAAAAACCCGGGAGGTTCAAATCAAGATCGTTTACTACGGCCCTGGGCGTGGTGGAAAAACGACCAATCTTGAATACATTAACCGGACATACAAGGAACAGATAAAAACGGAAATGGTCAGTCTGAAAACCAATGATGACCGGACGTTATTTTTTGATTTTCTTCCCTTTGATGTCGGTAAGATCAAGGGCTTTGACGTAACCATCCAACTGTACACGGTGCCCGGGCAGGTAAAGTATAATGCCACACGCAAGCTTGTGTTGCGGGGGGTTGACGGTATTGTGTTTGTGGCGGATGTTCAAAAGAGTCAGCGCAGAAAAAATATTGAATCCCTTAACCAGTTATATGAAAATCTTCAAACCTATCAGCTGGATCTTTTTAAAATGCCTTTGGTCATGCAGTACAACAAAGTGGATCTGCGTAAATCCGATGTTGAGACCCTGGATTCAAAAACGCTGCAAAGAGATCTGAACAGCCGTCTTAAGGTGCCGGCCTTTGAGGCCAGTGCATCGAACGGGGGTAATGTAATACCTACCTTGAAAAAAATTATATCCACTACCCTGGTGTCTATCCAGGACCAGATATTTTAA
- a CDS encoding DUF4388 domain-containing protein: protein MNLQGDFEGLTLASILQLLCNDQKTGILTVTNGEDSSRVFFDQGTIVYATSHLKQSRLGFLMQNSGVISGQQLSKCLAYARDNKLHLGKVLVQKGYISEETLKKYNTKQVELILYDLLLWEKGKFEYKDDRLNLTNMIVTQLNPMKLILEASRRIDELSVLKKVIPSDKLVFKMSGKVRSKEEIKLNANEWRVLSLIDGTRSVRQVITESAYDEFAVYKIIFSVISSGLIEQKQEVVQVNGDDGNNLSGILTMFNDIFKAIEKNLSAEIGEKTMEIFKETQSDLPPDFKTILMDYRIENQKNSNLQVVETAIARLDTFPDNQKDFLIKGFVAYCSLILKKAFDILGKKPVNNILIDIEKVLDYINKYQSSSNDKDRIVTDLNALISRTRADFNLSAKNTKGKKSLFSLFSR from the coding sequence ATGAATCTTCAAGGGGATTTTGAAGGGCTGACTCTGGCAAGTATACTTCAGCTTCTGTGTAATGATCAAAAAACAGGCATTCTCACCGTTACGAACGGTGAAGATAGCAGCCGGGTATTTTTTGACCAAGGCACCATTGTCTATGCCACCTCCCATCTCAAGCAGTCACGCCTTGGGTTTCTGATGCAAAATTCAGGTGTCATATCAGGCCAACAGCTCTCTAAGTGCCTGGCTTATGCGAGGGACAATAAACTTCATTTAGGAAAGGTGCTCGTGCAAAAGGGCTACATTTCCGAGGAAACCTTAAAAAAATACAATACCAAACAGGTGGAACTCATCCTTTATGACCTGCTGCTGTGGGAAAAAGGAAAATTCGAATACAAAGATGACCGGCTGAATCTAACAAATATGATTGTCACCCAACTCAATCCCATGAAACTGATCCTTGAAGCATCCCGGCGCATTGACGAGCTATCGGTCCTCAAAAAGGTTATCCCTTCAGATAAACTGGTGTTTAAAATGTCCGGCAAGGTCCGCAGCAAAGAGGAGATCAAGCTGAACGCCAACGAATGGCGTGTACTTTCCCTGATTGACGGTACCCGTTCCGTGCGCCAGGTGATCACGGAAAGCGCCTATGATGAGTTTGCCGTATATAAAATTATTTTCTCTGTGATCTCATCAGGCCTTATTGAACAAAAACAAGAGGTAGTTCAGGTCAATGGAGATGACGGCAATAACCTGTCAGGCATTCTCACGATGTTCAATGATATTTTTAAAGCCATTGAAAAGAATCTGTCAGCAGAAATCGGGGAAAAAACCATGGAAATTTTTAAGGAGACCCAATCTGACCTTCCCCCGGATTTTAAAACGATACTGATGGATTACAGGATTGAAAACCAGAAAAATTCCAATCTTCAGGTTGTGGAAACCGCTATAGCCCGTCTTGATACGTTTCCGGACAATCAAAAGGACTTTCTTATTAAAGGATTTGTGGCCTATTGTAGTCTGATTCTTAAAAAAGCCTTTGATATTCTTGGAAAAAAACCCGTAAACAATATTCTGATAGACATTGAAAAAGTGCTGGACTATATCAACAAATACCAGAGCAGTTCCAATGATAAAGACAGAATCGTTACAGATTTAAACGCCTTGATCAGCCGAACCCGGGCAGATTTCAACCTCAGCGCAAAAAATACAAAAGGTAAAAAAAGCCTGTTTTCATTATTTTCCCGATAG
- a CDS encoding type I restriction enzyme HsdR N-terminal domain-containing protein: MSENSHHLILGEFVDFLSGKTITDTHDERYRQQIARHLVNGLGFDKSDIEAGRQITIHTASRSAVVNVDFLVYRNQRAVMMINYAPGSLVTRRLSTLALSRLIFDYQIPIVVVTNGQDAELISGKTGKVEGEGIFAIPGPDHSIITSLPETFETVSAKMAGQAEKIVFACMVDGACMMDDACDEC, encoded by the coding sequence ATGAGTGAAAATTCCCATCACCTGATTCTGGGTGAGTTTGTTGATTTTTTAAGTGGCAAAACCATTACGGATACACACGATGAACGGTACCGCCAACAAATTGCCCGGCATCTGGTAAACGGTCTGGGATTTGATAAATCTGATATTGAGGCAGGGCGGCAAATAACCATTCATACCGCTTCACGCAGTGCGGTTGTGAATGTTGATTTTCTGGTTTACAGAAATCAACGCGCTGTCATGATGATCAATTATGCCCCAGGCTCCCTTGTGACCCGGCGTTTATCGACCCTGGCATTGTCGCGGTTGATTTTTGATTACCAGATCCCTATTGTGGTGGTCACCAATGGCCAGGATGCTGAATTGATTTCAGGAAAAACCGGAAAGGTCGAAGGGGAGGGGATCTTTGCCATTCCCGGCCCCGATCATTCTATTATCACATCGTTACCAGAAACATTTGAAACCGTGTCCGCCAAAATGGCCGGTCAGGCAGAAAAAATCGTTTTTGCCTGCATGGTGGACGGGGCCTGTATGATGGACGATGCATGTGACGAATGTTAA
- a CDS encoding roadblock/LC7 domain-containing protein, producing MYDTEQLNAIDNAILEHLIGAGIDHVIFMDLSGNAIAKHSNGKTDLDATSFAALAAGNFAAVDAMARLVGESEFSLLFHKGEKLSIHFSKVTEDTLLISMFGKNISLGLVRLKVAETIEEINRVLS from the coding sequence ATGTATGATACAGAACAGTTAAATGCGATAGACAACGCCATCCTAGAACACCTCATCGGTGCTGGGATTGATCATGTGATTTTCATGGATTTAAGCGGCAATGCCATAGCAAAACACAGTAACGGCAAAACCGACCTGGACGCCACTTCCTTTGCAGCGCTTGCTGCAGGCAATTTTGCCGCCGTGGATGCCATGGCACGGCTGGTTGGCGAATCTGAATTTTCCCTTTTATTTCATAAAGGGGAAAAATTAAGCATTCACTTCAGCAAAGTCACAGAAGACACCCTTTTAATTTCAATGTTTGGTAAAAACATTTCCCTTGGCCTGGTGCGTTTAAAAGTTGCAGAAACCATAGAAGAGATCAATCGGGTGCTTTCATAA